From the genome of Marinobacter sp. F4206:
GACCAGCCATGGAATTCCGGGTTCACCCACTGGTGCGGGTCGCCTTCCCGATTGGCCACAAGCCGGCCCATCTCGGCGTAGATGCGGTCCAGATGAGGCACCACCACCAGCGATACCGGGTCGAGATCGAGGGTCACTTCCGAGGCTACGCCACTCTGGCTGAGGGCCGACGACACCGGCTTGCCCTCAAAATGCATAATGATTTCATTGTCCCGGGCGGCCCAGGCCAGCATCTGCAGCAGATAGTCCGGATCGTTGTATGCCCACATTGAGAGGGCCCGGGCGGACTGGCAGGTGGGGTTATTGCCCTGGCCGACGCCAAGGGGCTGGCCCAGCATGCTGAGCACGCCCTGAATCAGCCAGGCACCGGGCGCGGGCTGATAGCCATAAGCCAGTTGCAGACGTTCACGGGCATTCGGGCTCAGGGACAGCCGGGCCTGACGCCACAAAGCGGGGGCCAACGGCGGCTGATAAAGAATGCCCCGTTCCAACAACAGGGCCAGACCATAAAGCCCCTGCGCGGTCTCCGGAAACACCCCTTCCTGAATCAGCGTACAGACCAGTTCGCGGTAACACAGCAGGCAATCCCGTCCGGTACTCGACAAACCCAGGGCTTCACTGAGCAGGGCATCCTGGTCCTCCAGGATGAAGCGGACAAAACAGGCGTGATACGGCGACACCAGTCCCGTATCGTGCATGGAGCGGGCGAAGCCTGTGGCTTCGTTCTGAAGGGCCTGGGCGTCCATGGATTCCAGGCGCTGTTCGTAAACCACCGCCCCCGGATCTTCACTGCAGGCCCGGGTGGGCCCGTACAGACTGGAAATCAGGCGATCGGCGCCCCGGCCGGCACCACCGAGATCCGCCTGGGGATCGGCGCGGCAAATGGCGATCTGGGTGATCATCTTGCGCACGTCCGTGACCTGGATCGGTCGCTGCTGCAGAATCCGCCAGATCTCCTCGATCAGGCTGTCGATGACGTGCTCGTAGCCAATATGCTCAGCGACATACTGGACCACCGCCTGACTGATGTGAGCCAGTTTGCCTTGCTCACGCTCTGCCTCGCCGGTCATGCCGAACAGCAGACCGAGATTGATGGCCAGTACCTGGGTCAGGTAGTGATGGGCCTGCTCCGCCGAAACCGACGGATGCAGGTAAAATCCGCGAGCCACGGCCAGGAGGCGCAGCTCGCTGAAGGCTTCGATGACCACCGTGTCTGCGTTCTGGCTCTGCAGGGCATGGGTGGTCAGGGCGGGCAGAAGAATGCCGGGATCGGCCCAGTCGGTGCCAATATACACGCCCGCGAGCTCAAGTCGCTCGGCACGCTCTTCAATGGCCCGGCATCCCTCCGGTTGCTGCAGGACCCGTCGGGCAATGTCGAACACGCGTGGAAGCTTGCCGGCCTTGGCGAACGGCCGGCTTTCTTCCAATGCCTGGATTGACTCATCCAGTCGTTGCACCAGCTTGTCGAAATTGACTGCCGGTACTGCGCTGCCCGGTTGGTGATCGTTCAAACGATTATCCTCAGGGCCTGCACCAAACCCGTCTGTTATTAAAGCTTCTCCTGATTATACATAGAAATCGAGTTCTTCCTGATGTTTCAGGAGATCCCGCATGGTGTACGGATCCTCACCGAAGAAGTAGACCAGCCCCCAATGGGTACCGAAGGCGGTCCGCTTGGTCACGGTTTCCTCCAGCGGCGGGGTCAGCTCGTGAGACTCGAAATACTCGTGATTCTCGGTCTCTTCGGGAATTTCCAGCCTGCTGACCACACGGCGACGCGGATAGACACCGAAGCACCCGGCGTAACCCTTGGCATCCACCACCTCTTTCGGGAAGAAGTTTTTCACTTCCTCGTCGGTGGTCTTGGGATCGAAGGTCAGGATCATGCCCTGATAGGCGTTGAAGCCATAGGCACGCTCAAGCAGCTCGAATACCTTGAACCCGGGTGGGCGGTAGGCCACCTCGCCAAAGTACATGGTGCTGTCGCTGGTCACGAAGTATTCCGGGTGGATAAAGCCGAAATCAATATCGAAGGTCTTGATCAGCTTCTCGATCTCACCCCGGATCTGGTCTCGATACTTCTCCAGGTCCGGCGTTGCGGGAACAAAGACGGAATAGCCCAGGGTCACGTATTCGGAGATGTTGAGGAACGCGATCTTGCCGTTATGAATCCAGGCCTCCACCGCGAATTCCCAGCCATCGAGGTGGGATTCCATGAGTACCGGGAACTCTTCTTCCGGGATGGTATCCACTTCGTCGGGAGTACGGATTACCCGGTGCCCCAGACACCCTGCCTTGTCGAAAGCCTTGAGGTGAATCGGGTCATTCGGGTCACCGTCGAGTTTCAGCAGGGTCTGGTTCACCCGCTTCAGGAAACGGATGACGTCACCCTTGTCGTGCGCCTCCTCGAAGATCCCGACCCGGATACCACCCAGCTGAGCACGACGCTTCATCAATGCCTTGTCGCGCAACAACATGGCCTGACCGAACAGGCGCGGCTTGTCCATCAGGACCGAGTTGATCGCACCCGCCCACTCGACGGTTTCCTCGAACAGCGGGATGGCCACATCCACGCCCATCTCTTTTAGCGTCTGGGCGATTTCGACGGAGCGGTCGTTGAGACGTTCGAAGTTCCAGGGAACGTAGGGGATGTCGTGCTCTTTGCAG
Proteins encoded in this window:
- a CDS encoding acetyl-CoA carboxylase biotin carboxylase subunit family protein, with translation MSEHKYNPDKGYIALLGWSLNAVEAADKFDRRYVVVAPDWAEAYCKEHDIPYVPWNFERLNDRSVEIAQTLKEMGVDVAIPLFEETVEWAGAINSVLMDKPRLFGQAMLLRDKALMKRRAQLGGIRVGIFEEAHDKGDVIRFLKRVNQTLLKLDGDPNDPIHLKAFDKAGCLGHRVIRTPDEVDTIPEEEFPVLMESHLDGWEFAVEAWIHNGKIAFLNISEYVTLGYSVFVPATPDLEKYRDQIRGEIEKLIKTFDIDFGFIHPEYFVTSDSTMYFGEVAYRPPGFKVFELLERAYGFNAYQGMILTFDPKTTDEEVKNFFPKEVVDAKGYAGCFGVYPRRRVVSRLEIPEETENHEYFESHELTPPLEETVTKRTAFGTHWGLVYFFGEDPYTMRDLLKHQEELDFYV